Proteins encoded in a region of the Leguminivora glycinivorella isolate SPB_JAAS2020 chromosome 23, LegGlyc_1.1, whole genome shotgun sequence genome:
- the LOC125238318 gene encoding uncharacterized protein LOC125238318 isoform X2, giving the protein MAEAHIGFLYNAASTFLQTERNETYSILRSHYLMRCMQVTKGYGLPEKHFSSKTRCPHCCTEWQRNTIIKERLCTFCKHSTVTIVLKPAKDGTSKTKDEKTPVIAPDNTPKQNKQKAKQAAEKKAETSIYYNAKEVFTLKNKNNALASTKPNKVIKNNKKKKDKFAGLCKQAVLTSAKLKEAKDKGKDSLLSKFLKTSS; this is encoded by the exons ATGGCAGAGGCACATATTGGATTTTTATACAATGCCGCATCTACCTTTCTTCAGACTGAAAGAAATGAAACATACTCTATATTGAGAAGTCATTATTT AATGAGATGCATGCAAGTAACAAAAGGGTATGGATTACCAGAGAAGCACTTTTCGTCTAAAACTAGGTGTCCTCACTGTTGCACAGAATGGCAAAGAAATACAATTATAAAG GAAAGACTATGCACATTCTGCAAGCATAGCACAGTGACAATAGTTTTAAAACCTGCAAAGGATGGAACTTCAAAAACTAAAGATGAGAAAACTCCTGTAATAGCACCAGATAACACacccaaacaaaataaacaGAAAGCCAAACAAGCCGCTGAAAAGAAAGCTGAAACTAGTATTTATTACAATGCTAAAGAAGTGTTCAcactcaaaaacaaaaataatgcacTGGCCAGTACTAAACCAAATAAAgtaataaagaataataaaaagaaaaaagacaAGTTTGCTGGTTTATGCAAGCAAGCTGTTCTCACATCTGCAAAATTAAAGGAAGCTAAGGATAAGGGCAAGGACTCATTGCTATCTAAATTTCTGAAGACATCttcataa
- the LOC125238318 gene encoding uncharacterized protein LOC125238318 isoform X1: MAEAHIGFLYNAASTFLQTERNETYSILRSHYLMRCMQVTKGYGLPEKHFSSKTRCPHCCTEWQRNTIIKVKPIKLSKRQKKRLKSRKPTAQNPNPKSLLHSNELERLCTFCKHSTVTIVLKPAKDGTSKTKDEKTPVIAPDNTPKQNKQKAKQAAEKKAETSIYYNAKEVFTLKNKNNALASTKPNKVIKNNKKKKDKFAGLCKQAVLTSAKLKEAKDKGKDSLLSKFLKTSS; the protein is encoded by the exons ATGGCAGAGGCACATATTGGATTTTTATACAATGCCGCATCTACCTTTCTTCAGACTGAAAGAAATGAAACATACTCTATATTGAGAAGTCATTATTT AATGAGATGCATGCAAGTAACAAAAGGGTATGGATTACCAGAGAAGCACTTTTCGTCTAAAACTAGGTGTCCTCACTGTTGCACAGAATGGCAAAGAAATACAATTATAAAG GTCAAACCTATTAAACTAAGTAAAAGGCAGAAGAAAAGATTAAAATCCCGGAAGCCTACAGCTCAAAACCCCAATCCTAAATCTTTATTACATAGTAATGAATTG GAAAGACTATGCACATTCTGCAAGCATAGCACAGTGACAATAGTTTTAAAACCTGCAAAGGATGGAACTTCAAAAACTAAAGATGAGAAAACTCCTGTAATAGCACCAGATAACACacccaaacaaaataaacaGAAAGCCAAACAAGCCGCTGAAAAGAAAGCTGAAACTAGTATTTATTACAATGCTAAAGAAGTGTTCAcactcaaaaacaaaaataatgcacTGGCCAGTACTAAACCAAATAAAgtaataaagaataataaaaagaaaaaagacaAGTTTGCTGGTTTATGCAAGCAAGCTGTTCTCACATCTGCAAAATTAAAGGAAGCTAAGGATAAGGGCAAGGACTCATTGCTATCTAAATTTCTGAAGACATCttcataa